From Anaerohalosphaera lusitana, one genomic window encodes:
- a CDS encoding DUF1570 domain-containing protein, whose product MASLLELLNSQFRDLFKKKGFELRKPSEELTWVSFEDLEDFENYAQKIDRVNLGGIKGYYSSRTNRVAVVKSSFDTSEIAKEDGDRFGSENSSIMAMAAEGDESLTKIQHEAAHQLAFNSGLQKRHVMYPLWYSEGLATYLENGYYNKDNEIRRKRLVELFKEGRLRRLDEFVTEVGVKGDNDEAKDLYAQAWGFFKFMMERKPELLKAYTARLYETEPGWRSEFSLYQELAQSAGSFEKLNAEWLDFVQELTSHK is encoded by the coding sequence ATGGCAAGTTTGCTGGAGCTGTTGAACAGCCAGTTCAGGGATCTGTTCAAGAAAAAAGGTTTTGAGTTGCGCAAACCAAGTGAGGAACTGACCTGGGTTTCTTTTGAAGATCTTGAAGATTTTGAAAATTATGCTCAAAAGATAGACCGCGTCAATCTCGGGGGAATTAAAGGTTACTACTCTTCCCGAACGAATCGAGTTGCCGTGGTCAAATCCAGCTTTGACACGAGCGAAATTGCTAAAGAGGATGGCGACAGATTCGGTTCTGAAAACAGCAGTATTATGGCTATGGCTGCAGAAGGAGATGAAAGCCTTACCAAGATCCAGCATGAAGCTGCACACCAACTGGCTTTTAACAGCGGTCTTCAGAAACGCCATGTCATGTACCCTTTGTGGTATTCTGAAGGGCTTGCCACTTACCTTGAAAACGGTTATTACAATAAGGACAATGAGATCAGGAGGAAACGCCTGGTTGAACTTTTCAAAGAAGGCAGGCTCAGGCGTCTCGATGAGTTTGTCACGGAGGTTGGTGTGAAAGGCGACAATGACGAAGCGAAGGATCTTTATGCCCAGGCATGGGGTTTCTTTAAGTTCATGATGGAGCGCAAGCCAGAGTTGCTCAAGGCTTATACTGCCAGACTGTATGAGACCGAACCAGGCTGGCGGAGCGAATTCTCCCTTTACCAGGAGCTCGCGCAATCGGCGGGTTCATTCGAAAAGCTCAATGCCGAATGGCTTGATTTTGTGCAAGAGCTCACGTCCCATAAATAG
- a CDS encoding Fur family transcriptional regulator gives MTNASSQNDFTHKCNAKGIKVTPQRALIYKILSESKLHPSAEQVYKDLTEFFPNASLDTVYRTLKTFADAGIVECVESFGPPARYDANTASHHHIHCINCGKILDIDKSELGEFDVPQSFIKKYCIQRKRLLLEGICLPCQKDAPAENLP, from the coding sequence ATGACAAACGCATCTTCGCAAAATGATTTTACGCACAAGTGCAACGCCAAAGGCATCAAGGTGACGCCCCAAAGAGCACTTATCTATAAGATATTGTCGGAATCTAAACTTCACCCATCCGCTGAACAGGTTTACAAGGACCTGACAGAATTTTTCCCAAACGCCTCTCTAGACACTGTTTATCGCACTCTTAAGACATTCGCCGATGCCGGCATTGTGGAATGCGTAGAAAGCTTCGGCCCCCCCGCTCGCTACGACGCAAACACCGCAAGCCATCACCACATACATTGCATCAATTGTGGCAAGATACTGGACATAGACAAATCCGAACTGGGCGAATTCGATGTTCCGCAAAGCTTCATAAAAAAATACTGCATCCAGAGAAAGAGACTCCTTCTCGAAGGCATATGCCTGCCCTGCCAAAAGGATGCGCCCGCAGAAAACCTGCCCTGA
- a CDS encoding rhodanese-like domain-containing protein codes for MSNQGQVTTAELSKKLGKPHVKIVDTRPVEAYNGWRLRGEQRGGHIQTAKSLPAKWTSYIDLPDIVRSKGIEPDDEVILYGYDAQDCERPAKCFNRAGFGNISVYNGFLNEWSADDSLPMSRLERYKNLVSAQWLKDLITNTAAEYDNDNFVICHAHYRNPDAYTSGHIPSAIPLDTNWLESSETWNRRSPQELQQTLQNLGITHETTVILYGRFSFPKNSDSFPGSSAGQLAAMRCAAIMMYAGVRNIRILNGGLQAWLDEEFDLSTEEIKPKPVSSFGRDIPANPNVFIDTPQAKQVLRAEDQNLVSVRSWPEFIGKVSGYNYIEKTGRIPGAVFGNCGSDAYHMENYRNLDHTTREYHEIEQLWKQAGITPDKLNAFYCGTGWRGSEAFMNAWLMDWPRICVYDGGWFEWSSDPANPIEIGEPATSMAS; via the coding sequence ATGAGCAATCAAGGGCAAGTAACTACAGCCGAACTGTCAAAAAAGCTGGGCAAGCCGCACGTAAAGATAGTGGATACCCGCCCCGTCGAAGCATATAATGGATGGCGTTTGAGAGGAGAACAAAGGGGCGGCCACATTCAAACCGCCAAAAGTCTGCCCGCCAAATGGACCAGCTACATTGACTTACCCGACATTGTCCGCTCCAAAGGCATAGAGCCTGATGACGAAGTCATCCTGTATGGATATGATGCTCAGGACTGCGAACGCCCCGCAAAATGTTTCAACCGCGCCGGCTTCGGCAATATCAGCGTATACAACGGTTTCCTGAACGAGTGGTCGGCAGACGATTCCCTTCCGATGTCCCGGCTCGAGCGATACAAAAACCTTGTCTCCGCGCAGTGGCTCAAGGACCTGATCACCAACACCGCCGCCGAATACGACAATGACAACTTTGTCATCTGCCACGCACATTACCGAAATCCGGATGCCTACACATCCGGCCATATACCATCGGCGATACCGCTTGATACAAACTGGCTCGAATCGTCAGAAACCTGGAACCGCCGCTCACCCCAGGAATTACAGCAGACACTGCAGAACCTCGGCATCACCCACGAAACAACCGTAATACTCTACGGCCGATTCTCGTTTCCTAAAAACAGCGATTCATTCCCCGGCAGCAGCGCAGGCCAGCTCGCAGCCATGCGATGTGCCGCAATCATGATGTACGCAGGCGTCAGGAACATTCGAATACTCAACGGCGGACTGCAGGCCTGGCTCGACGAAGAATTTGACCTGAGCACCGAAGAAATAAAACCGAAACCCGTTTCGAGTTTCGGCCGCGACATCCCAGCCAACCCGAATGTATTCATCGACACACCCCAGGCAAAACAGGTCCTGCGGGCCGAAGACCAGAATCTCGTATCCGTCCGCAGTTGGCCCGAATTTATCGGCAAGGTCAGCGGCTACAACTATATCGAAAAGACCGGCCGAATCCCCGGAGCCGTATTCGGCAACTGCGGCAGCGACGCATATCACATGGAAAACTACCGCAACCTCGACCATACCACACGCGAGTATCATGAAATCGAGCAGCTATGGAAACAAGCAGGCATAACACCCGACAAGCTAAACGCATTTTACTGCGGCACTGGTTGGCGAGGCAGCGAAGCATTCATGAACGCATGGCTTATGGACTGGCCGCGAATATGCGTCTACGACGGCGGCTGGTTTGAATGGAGCAGCGACCCTGCTAACCCCATCGAAATAGGTGAACCGGCAACGAGCATGGCCTCATGA